The DNA window AGACCATGACCGAGAGGTTCACCCGGGCCGCGCTCACGCGCGGCGTCTCCGTGACGCAGCTCGCCGATGGCATGTCGCAGCTCGTCGTCATCCTGCCCACGACCCTTGCGCGCGGCATCGCCGACCGGATCGGACGTATGGCGCGGCGCCTGCGGGAGGTGGCGCTGAGGGAGGCTGATGGTGCGGCCGTGTCGGCATCGGCTGGGGCTGGGGCTGGGGCTGCGGGTGCTGCTGCTGGCAGCGGTGCTCTGCCCTCGGCACCCGACCCGCTGGCGGACGGCTCGCCTGCGGCGGTCGTCGACACCCGCACACTGTCTCAGATCGAAGCTGATCTGATCGCCGACCTGCTGCTGACGTCCGGTCCCGCGACCGATCCGACGCGTGACGACGGCGCCGGCGGCCTGAGTGCCATCCGCGCGTCGGTGCAGATCCTGATCCCCGCGACCGTTCTCACCGGGGCGAGCGACGCCGGTGCGACCCTCGACGGGCGCGCGCCGATCGACGCCGCCACGGCGCGTCGACTGGCCGGCGATGCTCCGGGCTGGGACCGCCTCCTGCTCCACCCGGTCACCGGTACGGTCGTCGAGGTCGACCGGTATGAGCCCACTGCCGCCCAGCGCCGGTTTCTCCGCGCCCGAGACCGGCACTGCCGCGCACCAGGATGCTGGCAACCAGCCCACCGCTGCCAGATCGACCACAACCACGAGCACCACGAGGGCGGTCGCACGATGCTGGGCAATCTCGCGCATCTGTGTGTCCGCCATCACACGCTGAAGTCGGAGACGCCCTGGACTATTCACCAGCGACCTGACGGAACGCTCGAGTTCCACAGTCCTCTCGGCAACACCTACGAGGATCCGCCGCCACCCCGCGTGATGTTCGTGCCGACGGGCGACCCGCCACCGTTCTGAGCCGGCGCGCAGCAAGACGTATGCACGGTGAATGCTCGGCACACGTCGTGCGGGACGGCACGATCAGCGTGCTCACGTTCCGTGTCCGGGACCGCACGCGGAAGGCGCACGACCCACGCCCGGACCGCGCGCGGGAACGTGCCCGACCCGCGTCCAGTACTACGCGAGGGAACGCGCGCGAACACGCACGACCCCAACCGGACCCCCCCACACCGGGACCACGCAAGCCAACGCGCCCGACCGGCATCCAGGACCGCGCAAGCCAACGCGCCCTACCCTCGTCCAGGACCACGCGACGGAAGAGCTCCGACCTACGAGAGGAGCGCCTGGGCATCTCGAAATCACTCCGGCGAGCCGGCCGCCCCTGATGGCCTGGCCGCCGCACCGCTGCCGTCGCCGCTGCCACCGGAAGCGCCGCGCTGATCGCCCTCAGCGCCTCCCAGGTCGGCTGCAACGGCACCAGCACCCGCATCGCCGCCCACTCCCCCACTGGCGCCCACGCCCTCACTTCCACCCACGCCCTCACTTCCGCCCACGCCACCACCCGCGCCACCGGTCGACGCTCGCACGACGAGCTCCGGGCGGAAGCGGACGTGGCGGGCCGGCGCATCCGGATCCGCCAGGGTCTCGAACAGCAGCTCCACGGCCGTCGCACCGATCTGCCGGGCCGGCTGGCGCACGGAGGAGAGCGGCACCACCGTCGCGCGCGCGAAGTCGATGTCGTCGTAGCCGATGAGGGCGATGTCCTCGGGCACGCGCACGTCGCCGAGGATCGACGCCCCCTGCAGCACGCCGACGGCCAGGAGGTCGTTGGCGCAGAAGACCGCGTCGGGGCGTTCCGCCGCCGGTCGCGCCGCGATCGCGGCGCCCGCGTTCTGGCCGTGCTGCACGGTGAGTCCGTCGAGCTCGAGCACCTCGAGCGTGGCATCCGGGGCAGCATCCAAGGCCCGCCGCGCCCCCTCGAGACGATCGGCGACCTGCGGGATCGACAGGGGTCCGCCGACGAAGGCGATGCGGCGACGTCCCCGCGCGAGCAGGTGCGACACCGCCAGCGCGCCGCCCTCGACGTCGTCGACCGCGACGGACGACACCGCACCGGACGGATCGCCGGCGTCCACGAGCACGAGCGGCACGCCGGCGTCGACCACCGCCTCCCCGACGTTGCCCGTCGGCGTCAGCAGCACGCCGTTCACCCGCTGCTCGCGGAAGAGGGCCAGGTACGCGTCCTCGCGCGCGGGATCCTGTCCGCTGTTGCCGGTCAGCACCGAGATGCCGTCCGCAGCGGCACGCTCCTCGGCACCGCGCGCGACCTCGGCGAAGAACGGGTTGGCACTGTCGAGCACGACGAGTCCGATGCTGCGGCTGCGACCCGCACGCAGCTGCCGGGCGGCGTCATTGCGCACGAATCCGAGCTCCGCGATGACGGCGTGCACGCGGGCGACCGTGTCGGGCGACACCTTCTCGGGGCGGTTGAGCACGTTCGAGACGGTTCCGACCGAGACGGATGCCGCGGCCGCGACATCCTTCACACTCACTGCCATCGGAGCCAATCTGACGCGGGGTCCGGTCTTGACGTCGACCGGCTCCCCAGGTTATCGTTTGAAACGATTCAGCGCGTCCGCCACACGAGCTCCGGACGCCGCCGACACGAAGGAGTGCCCGTGACCCGCGTCGCGTTCGAGCTGCAGATCGCTCCCGACCGCGTCGAGGAGTACGTCCGCCGCCACTCCCCCGTCCGCGCCGAGATGCTGGCCGAGATCGCCGCCGCCGGGCGCCGCAACTACTCGCTGTTCCTGGGCGCCGACGGCCGCCTCTTCGGCTACTACGAGACCGACGACGACGACGCGGCACAGGCCTATCTCGCCGCCTCGCCCGTGGCCGCCGCGTGGGAGGCCTCCATGGCCGAGTTCTTCGTCGGCCTCCACGGCCGCCCCGACCAGGCCGCGACCCCCCTCACCGAGGTCTTCCACCTCCACGACCAGCTGACGGCCGCAACCGCCGACAGCACCACTACCGACACCGA is part of the Microbacterium lemovicicum genome and encodes:
- a CDS encoding HNH endonuclease signature motif containing protein, with protein sequence MDSTPAGFFSRGDVDRLNAEIDGVRASNAAIGRAQAERIRALAAIAAIAVAQTSRLPARASRLRDMPVRSVAAELGAATRQHDRTMQRELDEALTLTTRLAATVGALADGRISLRHVSAILDAGMTIGDPDVRGAWEATVLEFAAAQSPGRTRAYALELAEAVDPETMTERFTRAALTRGVSVTQLADGMSQLVVILPTTLARGIADRIGRMARRLREVALREADGAAVSASAGAGAGAAGAAAGSGALPSAPDPLADGSPAAVVDTRTLSQIEADLIADLLLTSGPATDPTRDDGAGGLSAIRASVQILIPATVLTGASDAGATLDGRAPIDAATARRLAGDAPGWDRLLLHPVTGTVVEVDRYEPTAAQRRFLRARDRHCRAPGCWQPAHRCQIDHNHEHHEGGRTMLGNLAHLCVRHHTLKSETPWTIHQRPDGTLEFHSPLGNTYEDPPPPRVMFVPTGDPPPF
- a CDS encoding L-rhamnose mutarotase produces the protein MTRVAFELQIAPDRVEEYVRRHSPVRAEMLAEIAAAGRRNYSLFLGADGRLFGYYETDDDDAAQAYLAASPVAAAWEASMAEFFVGLHGRPDQAATPLTEVFHLHDQLTAATADSTTTDTDTDTEGTAS